The Acidobacteriota bacterium sequence AGAATATTGCCGAGTATCGTCGCAAGGCGCGTCGTTTTGGCAAGCTCTGGATGGAACATGGCGCGCTCGAATATGTCGAGTGCGTGGCGGAGGACGTCACAAAGGGCAAGGTGACGTCGTTCCCCCGGAGCGTCAAACTCAAGCGCAACGAAACGGTGGTCCTTGCGTGGCTCGGATTCAAATCTCGCGCGCACCACGATCGGGTGTTGAAGAAGGCCATGGCCGATCCGAAAATGCAGAAGCTGATGGATCCCAGCCAAATGGTCTTCGATGGCATGCGCATGTTCTGGGGCGGTTTCGAGGTGATGTTCAAGCTCTGACCGAGCATCGACAATCGCCGCGCACAAGAACGATTTGTTCCGAGGATCGAAAGACACTATCGAGGAGGTCGGGTGGTGGATTCAAAGCCGATCGTTGTGGAGCAGTCGTTCTCGGTGTGGCCTGACGCCGTGTGGCAGGCGATCACCAAGCCGGACCTGATGCAGCGGTGGTACTTCGAGCCAATCGAGGACTTCCTGAATTCGGGCACCATGCATGCCAAATAGACGGTTCCCTAGCCCGATCTTCTCACCGGATTTCGTGATAATGTCAGCGACCCAGCCTTCCTGTATCCGAATCGGCGATTTCGCAGTTCTCAGTCGTCTGGTGACTGGATGTCCACCATCAGGTACTCGGCGAGCACCGCGAGCCTTTCGGCGGACACCTTGTCGCCATACCCGGGCGACTTTCCCGAGACCTTCGGCATTCCGATGGCGTACTGTTCAGCCTTGTAAGCCAGGCGCGGATCCTTCCTGACCATCTCATCAGGATCGGTCAGGTAGCTCACCAGCCGGTCGGCGGACCAGTGGTCCGCGAGGCCGGTGAGAGGCGGCCCCGCACGCTTGCCCTCGCGGTTCTCGCCATGACAGGTTGCACAGTCAAGTTCGACGTAGACCTGCCAGCCCGCCAACTGCTGTTCGTCGAGCCCCGG is a genomic window containing:
- a CDS encoding DUF1428 domain-containing protein, whose amino-acid sequence is MKYVSSWVVPVPKKNIAEYRRKARRFGKLWMEHGALEYVECVAEDVTKGKVTSFPRSVKLKRNETVVLAWLGFKSRAHHDRVLKKAMADPKMQKLMDPSQMVFDGMRMFWGGFEVMFKL
- a CDS encoding cytochrome c encodes the protein MPGCGAKQPKPPPGLDEQQLAGWQVYVELDCATCHGENREGKRAGPPLTGLADHWSADRLVSYLTDPDEMVRKDPRLAYKAEQYAIGMPKVSGKSPGYGDKVSAERLAVLAEYLMVDIQSPDD